The DNA segment ATGTCTGTAGCATGCAAACTGGCTTCTTATGGATTTTTTGCTGTTGCAAATTTCTTGCAGATATACCAAGAAAAAATATTCGACTTGCTCTCAAACAGCAGAGGGAGGGTGCCACTTGCAATTCGGGAAGACAAGACTGGTACAGTAAAGGTGAGATTCCACTCCTATATTCTACATCCCTGCACAAACTGCATAAAAAATAGTATGCAACTTGAATTTTATCTGCAAGGAAAATGTAGTACCTGGCTGAGCAAGCAGTTCATGTTTTAGGGCCCTACATCAGTAAAAAGATGGGGTTTGCTCATTCTGCTACACTCTCTAAGTAATGTGACTGAATTTATGTGCAGTATGCAAAACATACCTTGctgtgcttgttttgtggcctaaCCTGTACAATTTTGAACTCTTTATCGCACTTCCGATTTGCTTGGGGCtccttatattttttttattttttttgggggggggggcgaggagtGTAGTTCTTTCTCGTTCTGCGTTCGTTCCCATTTGCAGTTTTCACCCTGCTCACGAAGACCTGCTTATGCAACAAGCTCTCTTATTTTTAACTCTACTTTTGTGTGCGCAGGTTCCCAACCTGACACAACACAAAGTGGCGACCGCAGATGAGACACTCAGGCTGGTTGGCATCGGCTCTGCGTCCCGGATCACTGCGGCAACAAATATGAACATCTGCTCCTCGCGGTCGCATGCCATCCTGACACTGACAGTGGAGCAACAAAACGAGAGCGGAGGTGCCACGACGGTGGCAAAAATGAATTTTGTAGATCTCGCTGGTTCCGAACGGGCTGAGAAGACCAAGGCAATTGGCGAGAGGTTCAAGGAAGGTTGGTCACTGATATTTAAATGTTTCAGCGAGTATTTTTCGATGGGCGACTCCGTCGGCAGTACTGAACTGCACGAGCCGCCACAATAGCAATAGGCACAGTTGTCAAACTGCAGTGACAGATGAAAGGAATTGGCAGAAGCATAGAAAAGACGCATTGCTGTCGCACTGCCTGCAAAGCCAGTggtttaaataaatttttttttaatgtactaGCACCTCTGCCCGCAGTGAGAGATTTAAGAAATGTCCACGTGGTCCTTTGGCGTCACAGAAACCCAAAAATATCGCAGAAAAAAGTTCCAGGAGTTGGATTCGAACTCGGGAATCCCTCGTGGGAAGCAAGTACTTAGCCTCATAGGAATGACGAGTGCCGTCTTTCTTGTTGGATAGAGTTGAACATAGTCTGTGCAGTAAGgcagcagcaaaacaaaacaaataaacgtcaaaatatttaaaataaaaataaaaacaacaaaataaaagtgaagaaaaaaacgcaaCAAAAGAAGGATGATGCGGTGTGAACAAGGAGGTGGTGGCAATGGCTAAGCAGTAGTTAAAAGCAAATAAATGAAAGTGTTTGCAATGGCCAACGAAAGGTGTTTGCAAATGGCTAAGCAGTCGTTAGTGTGGTCAACTGCTTGCTAACACATTCAAACCTTGCACTCAGCAGCGCATGATCTTTTTCATTGATGTTTTTTACGCACCTTTTACTCTGCCATGTCATCTCTGAGAGCTTTAGTTTTCGTACTTTCTGCAGTTTTCTCGGTGTGTGTTCAAGGCCAGCAGTCATATGTTACATGATGCATGGAGAGAAATGTATCGTTTTGCTACGTGCCTTACTGCATATCTCGCTCAAGTGGTCTGGAGGACGCCTGGCCCACGTTGCTTTTGTTGTAGAAGGCCGGCATCTCCTCATAACTCGTATCTTGTACACACTGCGaatagcatttttattgcttgattTTGCCAGACCTAGCGCTTGTGATAATCATTTCCGTCCTGTTCTTGGTCATATGTTGCTTTTTTAATCATTTAGTTACCACTGAGCttgaatttttttaatatttctcaCCTCCGAAACATGGCTGAGGTTGTACTCCCAATTTGTTTACAGGCATGAAAATAAACCATGGCCTCTTGTCTCTTGGCAATGTCGTGAGCTCTTTGAGCGAACGAAAATTCCACGTTCCGTACCGGAACTCCAAGCTGACCAGATTGCTGCAGGGTGcgtacagaaattttctgtctgtgCGGCTCTCTTGGCATTCCTGTTTTGCAGTTTTGCATTTGGAATGTGGCACTTATTGTACGCTCTGCACAGCACAGTGCACAATTTTTATTGTCTTCATAGACATCTAGTTTTGTAGTGTATACAGCCTTCAAGGCATTGGTATCCCTACTACCTCGGTGAGCTGTCCCACGCAGCTTCTGTTTCCGACCCCTGTGTAGCATTTTATGTGGTGCATCAATTACAGCTGGTTATGCACGCACCCAATCAAAAGACAAATTCAGTACTACTTGAACGCATTTCTACACCGGCAGTCAAGTTTATGAAACATAGTAATTGGCAAAAAATTTTGGCTTCATCGTCATCTTTGCACAAAGCGTGGAAAAAAACTTGTGCAGCCTTAATTCTGCAGGTTTGCAAATTGCAGGGAATCATTCAATCTTGAGTAATGTTCCCTTGATGCTAAAGAATTGTATTTTGTGCCAAAATTTCATTCTATAATCTTTTGGTGGTGAGTGTACTTGTACATCATATCTCTATTGCCTTTCTGCAGTTCAAGATAAAATAGTTGCTTTAGGGCATTTCTAGGCATGCAAACTCCTCGGTCGGCAgtgttattgaaaaaaaattgcctgagcAAATATCGCAGTAAACATCCCGACCGATATGCTTATGTCTTCGTGCTACAGTTACTATTATGCATTGCTGTCTGTATCAGTTTCGTACCTCTCAAATAATCTGCATGTTTTATGAATCTCTAGCCAAGGCAGTGCAATGACGTATTTTGGAGTAAGTGTCATTAATATTAGTTCATGTATAATCTCATGCAATTCAATGAATTTCTGCGGCCCTGTAATTTATAATGCAAATTTTAGCGGATATTTTGTGCTGGCAGGTTGTCCCGGCTTGCTTAATTCGAAGGCCAGGAGTGATATGTCAGAATGCCCGAGTTCGCAAACTCTAACaccaaagtgcacttggtaaagcagcGTTACTCCGCTTATAACTGGGGTGCAGCCCACTCATAGCAGCACGATGCTTAATTTTGCTCTTCAGTGCTTCACATAACATTATGCAGACAGCAGTGGCACTCAGACAATTAGTGCGTGGTATGATGGCTTCACACTGGCCAAAGTGACTTCCTGCAGTTCGCTGGTGCCTGACTCCCGTTTGGTAGTGTTCACTGCTCGAAACTCGCTGATACGAAATACATTGAACACTGGCCGAGCTGGCTGGATGGACCCCACGCAGTCTTCTTGTTTCTACTCTTCAGCTGAAAGCTTCTACGCATGCGCCTAAAAGGTGCGTCGCGCATCGCGCCACTAACCTCGGATATCTGACCTTGACCTGCACTCTTGCATGCACTGAGAAGATTGTACAAAAGTATCGGCGAATGGAGAAAAGCTGTGCCGTTAACCAAGTACAGCCAGATAGACGAGCGACTGTGTTCTGGAAACGTTGAAACTGGCATGGCGGAATCTCAGGCAGCCAGCAGTGATGTGGCAACCATGACGACTCCAAGCAAGCTCTCACTGTGGAGCAGTTAACTGTCAAACGCTGACCTCAGTTCTGTTGAGTGCATTAGTAACGACTGCGAAGTTCTGTAAGCAGTAGTACGTTATGTGcttgctttttttgcttttttgttattttattaattcgAATCTCTGGATAATTAACAATTCAacggggcactttgttgacctaaagggcggtgaggcgaaagcccttagcgcggtgttgctgcttgcatcATTGATCTGTGGTTAAGACGTTAATTAAGCACATACTTGTTTTTAAATGCTGGAGGCACTGCAGgatgtttgggaggcatccgtcgtccgattcgacgcctttccgcactctccggcgtcctagacaaggagaactgcatatgcaTTGGCATGAAGTAGCGTAGTCATTAGCACGCTCGTCTGCGgaccggaaggatggtggttcgagtcCAATCGTGCGcaaaggttttctttttcttatcgagttgaagagcgtaacgaacAGACGAACGGTATGACGACACATCCGTTGTCATGACTTTCAGTTGGCGATTCAAAGGATGGGCAGGATCTcaaccgggagtatgagccattgaaggctttcgccttaaaactgtTCGACTTCATCCATTCATGCTCCTTTAGAGTCTATGAGAAAATATAGCCTGTTAATTCGAACTGTAACGGTTTGCGCCACCGGTAACTTGAACTACGCGCCTGGGCGGCCTGGGCGGCCTGGGAACGCATCGAAAAAAGCAGCGCTCCAGTGAGGCTGCATGCCCTCTTTGGAGATGTGAAGAGGGTAAAATTGGTGTGCGAGCTGGGAGGCTGGATAACCGTGGAGGCAGGGCTCTTTCCGTGTTATCGGTAGCATGGTGACGGCAGCTACGCGAGACCTCAGAGATTTGTACCCGGCTGTTGCATGCGTTGCTTGTTAACGCCAATCTCGAAGGCTTCAGTAGCTTGCTGGGTTAACTTTTGTTGTTGAGCGATGAATGGCGTGACCAGCGGCGGGATGCTATGGTGACTCGATGTAGTGCAATGCCATACAGGGTGGAGACACCGCCTCCGTGACCGCCATTTTGGGGCAAGCGCAGAAAACGCCGGGCAATGATACGGTGGTTGGTATTCGTGTTCAGCATACACTTGCGTAAGCAGGCACAGATGTATAAAATTTTTGCACATATACTCGCAATTCGGATCTTTCTGCTCACAGACATAAAGAGAAATGTATTAGCAAGTACTTGCATGCATAGCTATTGCTCCCGTAGAAAATTACTATTGTGCAGCTAGGTCAGCATATACACTTACGCCGTCTCGGATGCTAAATTCGTGATGGAACAGCGCAAAACGccgggacaggagacaaacgcTTTGTCTCCTGTCCCTATGTTTTGCGCTGTTCCGTCACAAATTATTAGccaacatgcccaagctgctGCCCTGTCGGATGCTCAAAGTGGTTATTTTTAATATACAGTGACTGCTTTATAATGCAATGCATTGCGGAAGTGCCTGGCATGAATGAATTTATGCGGTGCATAACATGCATTAGGCTTCGATTGCTTCTCTTGCTACACGTCAGCTAATTTACGTTTTAGTCAGGCGCGTATATCGAAACTGCTTTGCATCGCAGTAGTCTATGGTAAGTCATTGATAATACAGTTGAGCCGTGATAAGTAGGCTAATATCCGACATGTGTCGCAGGCTAATGAACACATTTTATTGCAGAACAGTTCTCAGGAAACTTTTTGAAGCTGTCTCTGGCTGCACGCCTAGGAGGAGGGATTTCCTGCACTGATTATTTAATGTTGGTCCCGACTACGGCTTTCCTGCCATACAACTTTAATTCGGGTGTCATATGGCCAAATATAACATCACTACAGTTTAGCTTATTCTCGGACGGGTACTTGCGTACTTGACAGGGGCCTCATGAGGTGTCACTACATGGCAAAGAAAAAGCTGCATTCGGAATGAAATTTCGTGCTGCGCAGGTAGCTTGCTTCCTCGCTATCGCTTTCGCAAGGAGACGCCGCTGCACCAGTTAACGACAGAAGTTTCGTCGTCACTATTCGAACTGCAAGCAATATACTATAAACAAATTTATCCGCGAGGACCTAACTTTTGTGCTTTTTTCGAATCACAATAACCTCCCAAAAATTGTTTCCGCAAATAATTTGAGAAAAAGTAGCTCTAAGGGGCCTCTCACCAGTGCTTTGCGCAATTTAGTACTCGCTAAAATACCACGGTCTAAATTCCAGGACGGCTGACTTACAGGACggttttttgcaaacaaaaatcgTTATTCTGATCATAGAGaatttttgtggcgcaaaagCATCTgcgtccaaagagcgccatggcacaaagtatttgtTGTTTCCTCAAGGCGGGGACaaagaaccatttcccaagcatttcacccggaGTAACCCGAGCACCAGGCTTtagcagggtgaaatgcttgagaaatgggcctTGTTCGCAGACTGAGCTCTCATTTCATACTTTGCCCACAAACGGAGTTAGTGCTAGGGGAGATGCATCTGTCGCcctccaatgcatttttttctgaaaaggaaAGAGGGGAATGTCCCTTAATATGCGTGAACCTGAAGCCCGTCGGTTGCCACCAGCTTTcaagatcgagtgtaaagggcagTTGTCTAAAGGGTACAATGGTGCATTACTTTGACAATTACCAGGCTCTATACTTGCTTCATTTGTCCGCGCACCGCGGCTCTGAACACAAAAGGGGAGAGCGCTAGTCACTACAGATCGCTGTGATGCACTCTTCGAATGATACTAAAGTCATGGGTCACTCATTGTGAGTGACGCTAAAGATTGTCATGTGTCAGGGATATAACAGACACAATTGTTCATATATATTACCTCGTCAGCCATCACACACCCATGAGTTCAATTGTCCCCTCGAAAACACGCGCGCTTCTCCAGATGCCAAAGCATTCGATGCAATGCTTTTGATATTCACGTTTCTAACCATGTTTCGAGTCACTTCAACGATGAAGAAGGTATACCAAAATGTCCGGTAACCACAGTGCGAGATTGGTGAAcaagataaaaaaattattcaaaCTCGAGAAGTTTCACCTTACAAGAGAATTGATGAAGCGTTATAAAATAATGTTATTGCTACCGGGAGCGCATAATTCCGTACGACATGTAGAAAAGCAGCACCGGTACTGTGGCCTTAGCGGCCATCCTAAGCAGTGTGTCACGGCGTAATGCTTTAAAATTGTCGTCTGTTTGCGATAATTAATGCGCCAAAATGCTTCAAGAGAAATTGAAACCAAGTGTGATGTCGACGCAATAGTGTGTTATCAAATTAGGATGTGGCCAAAAACCAGGCTTATAGGTTTGGCAGTTTGCTACTTCGGGTCAGAAGGCTGGAAAATCAGGCAGCGTACGTGCAGCCACACTGAGGATTTTTGCGTTTCGTCCTAAACAGTCGTTCAACGGccgcgactctcaagtgtgaatcaGCAAGTCGCTGAGGTTGTGCTATTGTTTTGGTAGAAAAGCGGCAGTCTCGTGACGGTCACACGTTGatcgattttccagccttgtgATGGTCACACACACCCTTTGCGCCTCCGGTGCGCCCTCCGCTGCACAAGCTGGGGCACACCGAATGCTGCCTTCCTCTGCTTAAGTTTTGAAGGGGGAAAAAAGAGGCCTTCAGATAGTTCGGGCTTGAGAAGAGAATGTGATGGTCATTgccttccaggaaaaaaaaagcaaaaagtgaTGACTGAATATTTCAGAACAATGAAATAGGGTACTGTCTCTAACCGACTGCTTCCCGATCACAGTGTTCCGCATATTCTGTTCACTTTCGTTAGTTCGAGCTTTAGTTAATTCGTACTAGGTTGACGTCCCTGCCGAATTCCAATTAATGAGCTTTTATGTAGTTTGAAAACCTGCTTAAGCGGTTAACGGCCTTTAGATGAGCTCACTTGGTTCCTCGCAAAAAGCTGGTATTGTTTGGCTTCTGACGAACCTGTTTTGTCGAGTATATTTTGCAGCTTTTAGCAGGTTTTTTGACTGAGCACATAAAACAGTTGCGTAGTCATCACAGGATGTAACAGATGGTTGTACGTGTTCTGAGAATTGCCTATACACGTCAAAATTGTGACTCACCGCATAAGAACTAGTGTGATGCGAGCTGTGGAATGGTGGGAAGATTTTGCGATCCTGGCACACCGTGTGTGCAGTCCTATGCTTTGAGCACTAGCGCAAAACTCGGATTGATGTGCGGAAAGTTATAATTTTATCATTCTGGCATGAATGATTACCTTGTGTGTTTTCGTTGAAGTTTTAGGGACCGTTCTAAAATATTCAAATTATTTTGACTTACTCACAAGGTGGTTTGGCGTTCGTGATATGACCAATAAGCTTGTTTTACTATGGTTACGCAGTACCTGTCTTGCTTTCCAAGCTTATAGAGGCATGGTTTTCAGCTTATAGAGCCCTGAAATTCGAGAACCGTTATTCCGTCTTTTCTTGTGTGAAGTATTAGCCATTTAATGTTTAATTTGAATATTCTTCAAGGTCCGACGGGTTTTTTAATTGGTCAAAGATCTATTGTGTTTATTATGCTCGTGGTCTGTGCAGTTTATCTTCGGCATACGACACtacattttgtgtgcatgaaCTTTCTTAAAAATCTGTCACTCCCTAGCATTTGATTTCCTCCCCattcttatttatttactttttttcctcAGATTCGCTGGGAGGTAGCAGCCACACTGTAATGATTGCCTGCATTAGTCCGGCAAGCGGCAACCGTGAGGACACGCTGGACACATTGCGCTACGCAGACCGCGCTAGGAAGATCAAGAACAAGCCAACGGCGAACATCGATCCAACGCAGGCAGAGATCGCGAACCTTCGCCAGAAGGTGGgcttctcttcgcaatgcaagcTTAAGGTCACCGTACAGCAAACAGCATCCGTGGTACTTGGATGGTATTGCATCGATGGCCACTCAGTACCTTAAGCAATTATCATATTTTCGGGACGTAACGAgagtttttttcctttgtgcgtTGGTTTGGGAACGCATCTTGCGTTATATCCCAAACCAAGGTGCGaacatagtgttttttttttgttttcggctaCTTCGACGATAGCTACAGCGAGCTTCACCACTTGACTCGCGAGCTGCTAGAAGACTACTTTTCGGCAACCTTGGGCTGTCTCTCGGTGTGCATGGGCAAAGGCGAGGGTGGCGCGGGCCGATGAGAAAGAGAAGACACTGGACGAGATGAGTGAGGTagagaaaagaaagaacggagaaaagaaagaatgggCACTGGGAGCAGGCCGCACGAAGCGTCAAGCAGcggtggcactgcagcaatggcgGCTGCTACTCTACGGGAGTCTGCATGCATCAACGTGTCGAAGGCTGTGCTGCACTCTTTGGCTTCGCATGCATTACACCATGATATGTCGTTTTGCCAATAATATTAACGCACCTGTTGCTTTCATATTTTTGTGTGCCGTCTCCATTTTTGCAGAGCCCTCGGCTGTAGCTGGCTTGAACAGGCTGTGGTCGTGTTATACAGTTAAGCCTGGATTTAACGAAGTTGGTGCAATCAGCAGTTTACTTTGTGGCACTGTAATTTCGCTGGATAGAAATTCGTATTTATCGTGCCAACAATCCTTCAGAGCATGTGGCAGATTCCTCTCGGAGGAAAACGTCACTTGCGGTGAATACGGTCCTTTCCTTTTGTCTTCCTTCGCCGTCAAGAACAGGTTTACCCGTCACTCGTATGCCCGCTAGGATTGCATGTGCTCATGTTGTGAGCTCGCGAGCCACCTCAGCATGTCTACCACGCTGAGCATTTGGCCGATGACGGGGATCGCTATACTGTCTTGTGTTTCACTTTGCTGTCGTCATCCTCATGTGATTGCCCGAGCACTGCCGACTCGACACATTCCGGCGCCACCATGCCAGCTCACCCCAATCCTACCTTTTCTTTGGCGTACTTTATTTTGGGACCTATGCTATAATTAATTCTAGCAGACTTCCACTATAAAGGCAGTCATTATTAATTTAATTTGTTTAGTTTTTAGCGGTCACGCATGTGCATGCTATTTTATGCATGCATGTTATGTAAGAAAGGACAGATTTGAAAATTTGGGAGGTTTCTCGTAGAAAGCCAAATATTCAAGATTGAGAGTGCCTGCCTTAAAGAATTCAAAATATTACCTTGCAATTACTCAAAGTGTGCTCTCAATTACTCAAAGTGTGCAATTACTCAGTGTCCCCTtgtggcgcggttcgggtgtccactgagatatgtgagaccgttgctgtgccatttcctatccTGAAAGACAAATAAATTTTAAATTACTACTACTCACTTCATATTGTCTTCAAAGAATATTCGTACAAGCGTAATTGTAACGACCTCGCAAAGGGCTCAGCCACCTAGCAGTGTACCTAGGGCTTGGACATTTCGGTTTAAGCCGAACTAAAACGATAAGTGTGCGCCGATGTGAGTTTTTCAAATTCAGTTTCAACCGAATTCTGAattcttggcatgcaaggcaGAGATAGCTGGCTGTTGAATGCAAGTACGCTgagttaaagctgaaatttagcAAGCCGGAAGCCAGGGGCATGAAGCGACGATAGTGTTGTTGAATAAGCAGCGCAGCTGTGTGGCTTGAGGTATTGCTCTGCTAGTTGACGCGCCTGTGGTAACGGGGAAGCAGCAACTCCTCACCATCTGCAAGCTAAGCTCTGTTCCttcactatcatcacctgctTAGAGCAGCTAGTAAGTTAGGCAGGTTAATCAACTGCATGCAGGACACTGACACGGAACCGTGCATGGGCGTCACGAAAAGGTAGGTTCTGGCTACCACGAAAAATTAGGTGGCAGTTCCATCCCTGCCATCAACACAGAGACCATGTGATGCCCTTCCCTTGCGCTCAGCCCAGCGCGACAACCCAGTATTAATAAGTCAACCTAGACCTTAGCAGTAAATTTCAACTTTCGTTTTCGTCTTGCCGTTATCTTGTATAACTTGACTTACTCTTTTAATGAAGGCAGCAATTTCTTCTACAAGCACAGCTTGAATTAATAATGTTTGCACTCTGATTGCTGGTAAATAATATGTTCGTGATTACAAAAACACAGGCAGACTTCAATTGGCCATTGACTACATAGTATTGCCGCATAATATTACCGGGAAAAGCCAATATTTCATTCCTCAAAATATTATTCGGCGAAAAAACCGAGACCTCGGTTCTGATATAACTACCGATAAAAGTTcgccaaattttcaaaaataaaaacctaAAAGTCCAACCCCTTAGTATACACGTATAAAATATGACCAGTAATATAACGAAAGGGGGAAGTTTTACGCTGTAAAAATGATCGACAGATGTACATTTGTTTTTCACTTGAGCCAGGGGATCTTCAGTACATTGTAAATATCCCATTAAAAATCCGCTAGACGGCACACGCATGCTTCAAGAAATGATGGCGCCACGTCAATCATTTGATGTACTAAGGCATATACTATGCACTTGTTAGCGTAGCGGAGAAAAAGCATCACTTGGATTGGCCACGTGGAAAGCACGCAAACAGAACTTTATTTATTCTCATAATAATGGAGGAAGAAAGGGAGTCGAATCTTCCGTACTAGAATATCGGGCATTGCAGGATTCCCAAACCAGGTGATATGAGATTGGAAGGTATTGTGGACTGACCT comes from the Amblyomma americanum isolate KBUSLIRL-KWMA chromosome 1, ASM5285725v1, whole genome shotgun sequence genome and includes:
- the LOC144115880 gene encoding chromosome-associated kinesin KIF4A-like, producing MGIRCSKNADDEGIIPRAIGDIFKNMTTTTGKSFLVRVSFLEIYQEKIFDLLSNSRGRVPLAIREDKTGTVKVPNLTQHKVATADETLRLVGIGSASRITAATNMNICSSRSHAILTLTVEQQNESGGATTVAKMNFVDLAGSERAEKTKAIGERFKEGMKINHGLLSLGNVVSSLSERKFHVPYRNSKLTRLLQDSLGGSSHTVMIACISPASGNREDTLDTLRYADRARKIKNKPTANIDPTQAEIANLRQKLQEAEAALMRCTTHEVQNPIASGGAEDAELLKDKLELALAHNAQLETENRRLAAKLQQAQDQARKQSEQVISPMEKTVSKLGEEHAPAECMSRIKELEAKVQRLERGFERKILEVKKELQELSLFKHSANSTTESHQDICASLVEGLEGQAQEIYKLQNAQDEPKKKTE